A stretch of the Acanthochromis polyacanthus isolate Apoly-LR-REF ecotype Palm Island chromosome 22, KAUST_Apoly_ChrSc, whole genome shotgun sequence genome encodes the following:
- the LOC110972619 gene encoding NACHT, LRR and PYD domains-containing protein 14-like isoform X31: MSEEEEEFPASSRLSMKSDWSNDHPPNFSKEPKPSDTKRRRAESAASSCQSVKSDWSNDHGPNFSKEPKPSDTKRRRAESAASSCQSVKSDWSNDHGPNFSKEPEPSDTNIQRTESAASSCLSVKSDWSNDHGPTFSKEPKPSDTKRRRAESAASSRLSVKSDWSNDHGPNFSKEPEPSDTNIQRTESAASSCQSVKSDWSNDHGPNFSKEPKPSETKVMKRRRVCVKEVLQEHKMSLRRRCEHVTEGSDERGGGTLLNRIYTELYITEGHSGEADIQHEVSQLETASKKSLHGTPIRCQDIFKALPEQQRAIRVVLTNGVAGIGKTFSVLKFTLDWAESRENQDVSVVVVLPFRELNLIRDEQHSLLTLLHVFHPTLQKVTAEQLAVCKLLFIFDGLDESRLSLDFTNRKVVSDVSQKSSLDVLLVNLIEGNLLPSALVWITSRPAAANQIPPKRVDRLTEVRGFTDVQKDEYFRRRISDEELSSTIISHMKTSRNLHILCRLPVFCWITAAVLEHMLSTKQRGELPKTLTDMFSHFLLVQTQRKNNKYHEGHETSPQELTEADREVLLKLGRLAFEHLEKGNVMFYQEDLEQCGLDVTEASVFSGVCTQIFRRECVMFQKPVYCFVHLSIQEFLAAVYMFHCYTNNNTEVLKKFLEEDYINLSLDDFLDSAMEKSLRSKNGHLDLFVRFLHGLCLESNQRLLGLLDQTENSPEMIQGVINNLKGMNTNKMSPDRSINIFHCLMEMKDLSVHQEIQEFLQSENRLEKELSEIHCSALAYTLQMSEVVLDEVDLDKFRTSWKGKLRLIPAVRNCRKARLYNCRISESHYEVLASALKSNPSHLEHLDLNRIYNMEDSGVKHLFDGLQSPNCKLERLRLEDCSLSEISCDSLVSALKSNPSHLEHLDLSSNNLQDSGVKHLCGFVESPDSILKTLRLEGCRLSEISCDSLVSALKSNPSHLEHLDLSINDLTDSGVKRLSGFLESPDCILKTLRLENCSLSEISCDSLVSALKSNPSHLEHLDLSQNNLQDSGVKHLCGFLESPDCILKTLRLEHCRLSEISCDSLVSALKSNPSHLEHLDLSRNHLQYSAVKHLLDLVESPDCSLKTLRWELRK; this comes from the exons ATgagtgaagaggaggaggagtttccAGCCTCCAGCCGTCTATCTATGAAGAGTGACTGGTCCAACGATCATCCTCCAAACTTCAGCAAAGAACCTAAaccctcagacacaaa AAGACGGAGAGCAGAGTCTGCAGCTTCCAGCTGTCAGTCTGTGAAGAGTGACTGGTCCAACGATCATGGTCCAAACTTCAGCAAAGAACCTAAaccctcagacacaaa AAGACGGAGAGCAGAGTCTGCAGCTTCCAGCTGTCAGTCTGTGAAGAGTGACTGGTCCAACGATCATGGTCCAAACTTCAGCAAAGAACCTGAaccctcagacacaaa CATACAGAGAACAGAGTCTGCAGCttccagctgtctgtctgtgaagAGTGACTGGTCCAACGATCATGGTCCAACCTTCAGCAAGGAACCTAAaccctcagacacaaa AAGACGGAGAGCAGAGTCTGCAGCCTCCAGCCGTCTGTCTGTGAAGAGTGACTGGTCCAACGATCATGGTCCAAACTTCAGCAAAGAACCTGAACCCTCAGACACCAA CATACAGAGAACAGAATCTGCAGCATCCAGCTGTCAGTCTGTGAAGAGTGACTGGTCCAACGATCATGGTCCAAACTTCAGCAAAGAACCTAAACCCTCAGAAACAAA agtgatgaagaggaggagagttTGTGTGA AGGAGGTTCTACAGGAACATAAGATGAGTCTGAGAAGGAGATGTGAACATGTGACTGAAGGAAGTGATGAAAGAGGAGGTGGAACCCTCCTGAACAGGATCTACACTGAGctctacatcacagagggacacaGTGGAGAGGCTGATATCCAACATGAGGTGAGCCAGCTGGAAACAGCTTCCAAGAAGAGTCTCCATGGCACTCCTATCAGGTGCCAGGACATCTTCAAAGCCTTACctgagcagcagagagccaTCAGAGTGGTTCTGACCAACGGCGTGGCTGGCATCGGAAAAACCTTCTCAGTGCTGAAGTTCACTCTGGACTGGGCAGAGAGCCGAGAAAACCAAGATGTcagtgtggtggtggtgcttcCGTTCAGGGAGCTGAACTTGATCAGAGATGAGCAGCACAGTCTTCTCACGctgctccatgttttccatccaACATTACAGAAGGTGACGGCAGAGCAGCTGGCTgtctgtaaacttttgttcatctttgacggtctggatgaaaGCAGACTTTCCCTGGATTTCACCAACAGGAAGGTTGTGTCTGACGTCAGCCAGAAGTCATCGCTGGACGTTCTGCTGGTGAACCTCATCGAGGGGAATCTGCTTCCTTCAGCTCTGGTCTGGATCACTTCCCGCCCAgcggcagccaatcagatccctcctaaACGTGTGGACAGGTTAACAGAAGTACGAGGCTTCACCGACGTCCAGAAGGACGAGTACTTCAGGAGGAGGATCAGTGATGAAGAGCTGTCCAGCacaatcatctcccacatgaagacatccaGGAACCTCCACATCTTGTGTCGactcccagtgttctgctggatcactgctgcaGTTCTGGAGCACATGTTGAgcacaaagcagagaggagagctgcCCAAGACCCTGACTGACATGTTCTCACACTTCCTGCTGGTTCAGACACAGAGGAAGAACAACAAGTACCATGAGGGACATGAGACGAGTCCTCAGGAGCTGACGGAGGCTGACAGGGAAGTTCTTCTGAAGCTGGGGAGGCTGGCCTTTGAACATCTGGAGAAAGGAAACGTGATGTTCTACCAAGAAGACCTGGAACAGTGTGGTCTGGATGTGACAGAGGCCTCGGTGTTCTCAGGAGTTTGTACCCAGATCTTCAGAAGAGAGTGTGTGATGTTCCAGAAACCAGTCTACTGCTTTGTTCATCTGAgcattcaggagtttctggctgcagtctacatgttccactgttacaccaacaATAACACCGAGGTACTGAAAAAGTTCCTGGAAGAAGACTATATAAACTTGTCCCTGGATGATTTCCTGGACAGCGCCATGGAGAAATCCCTCAGAAGTAaaaatggtcacctggacctgtttgttcgcttccttcatggcctctgtctggagtccaaccagagactgTTAGGTCTGCTGGATCAGACGGAGAACAGTCCAGAGATGATCCAGGGAGTCATAAACAACCTGAAGGGGATGAACACGAATAAAAtgtctccagacagaagcatcaacatcttccactgtctgatggagatgaaggatctctcagtacatcaggagatccaagagttcctgcagtcagagaacagaTTAGAGAAGGAACTCTCTGAAatccactgctcagctctggcctacaCGCTGCAGATGTCGGAGGTGGTTCTGGATGAGGTGGACCTGGACAAGTTCAGAACATCATGGAAGGGAAAACtgagactgattccagctgtgaggaactgcagaaaggctCG ACTTTATAACTGTAGAATCTCAGAGAGTCACTATGAAGtcctggcctcagctctgaagtccaacccctcccatctggaacatctggacctgaatAGAATCTACAACATggaggattcaggagtgaaacatctttttgatggactgcagagtccaaactgtaaactggagagactcag attggaggactgcagtttgtcagagatcagctgtgattctctggtctcagctctgaagtccaacccctcccatctggaacatctggacctgagctccaacaacctgcaggattcaggagtgaaacatctgtgtggttttgtggagagtccagactccatcctgaagactctgag attggagggctgcaggttgtcagagatcagctgtgattctctggtctcagctttgaagtccaacccctcccatctggaacatctggacctgagcatCAACGACCTGacggattcaggagtgaaacgtctgagtggttttctggagagtccagactgcatcctgaagactctgag attggagaactgcagtttgtcagagatcagctgtgattctctggtctcagccctgaagtccaacccctcccatctggaacatctggacctgagtcagaacaacctgcaggattcaggagtgaaacatctgtgtggttttctggagagtccagactgcatcctgaagactctgag
- the LOC110972619 gene encoding NACHT, LRR and PYD domains-containing protein 14-like isoform X45 gives MSEEEEEFPASSRLSMKSDWSNDHPPNFSKEPKPSDTKRRRAESAASSRLSVKSDWSNDHGPNFSKEPEPSDTNIQRTESAASSCLSVKSDWSNDHGPNFSKEPKPSETKVMKRRRVCVKEQPSCCASCQDVLKDPVSTSCGHWFCRQCITSYWDQSAPSGHSSCPQCVKRSRTRAGLQTASQSGCGQNVLQEVLQEHKMSLRRRCEHVTEGSDERGGGTLLNRIYTELYITEGHSGEADIQHEVSQLETASKKSLHGTPIRCQDIFKALPEQQRAIRVVLTNGVAGIGKTFSVLKFTLDWAESRENQDVSVVVVLPFRELNLIRDEQHSLLTLLHVFHPTLQKVTAEQLAVCKLLFIFDGLDESRLSLDFTNRKVVSDVSQKSSLDVLLVNLIEGNLLPSALVWITSRPAAANQIPPKRVDRLTEVRGFTDVQKDEYFRRRISDEELSSTIISHMKTSRNLHILCRLPVFCWITAAVLEHMLSTKQRGELPKTLTDMFSHFLLVQTQRKNNKYHEGHETSPQELTEADREVLLKLGRLAFEHLEKGNVMFYQEDLEQCGLDVTEASVFSGVCTQIFRRECVMFQKPVYCFVHLSIQEFLAAVYMFHCYTNNNTEVLKKFLEEDYINLSLDDFLDSAMEKSLRSKNGHLDLFVRFLHGLCLESNQRLLGLLDQTENSPEMIQGVINNLKGMNTNKMSPDRSINIFHCLMEMKDLSVHQEIQEFLQSENRLEKELSEIHCSALAYTLQMSEVVLDEVDLDKFRTSWKGKLRLIPAVRNCRKARLYNCRISESHYEVLASALKSNPSHLEHLDLNRIYNMEDSGVKHLFDGLQSPNCKLERLRLEDCSLSEISCDSLVSALKSNPSHLEHLDLSSNNLQDSGVKHLCGFVESPDSILKTLRLEGCRLSEISCDSLVSALKSNPSHLEHLDLSINDLTDSGVKRLSGFLESPDCILKTLRLENCSLSEISCDSLVSALKSNPSHLEHLDLSQNNLQDSGVKHLCGFLESPDCILKTLRLEHCRLSEISCDSLVSALKSNPSHLEHLDLSRNHLQYSAVKHLLDLVESPDCSLKTLRWELRK, from the exons ATgagtgaagaggaggaggagtttccAGCCTCCAGCCGTCTATCTATGAAGAGTGACTGGTCCAACGATCATCCTCCAAACTTCAGCAAAGAACCTAAaccctcagacacaaa AAGACGGAGAGCAGAGTCTGCAGCCTCCAGCCGTCTGTCTGTGAAGAGTGACTGGTCCAACGATCATGGTCCAAACTTCAGCAAAGAACCTGAACCCTCAGACACCAA CATACAGAGAACAGAGTCTGCAGCatccagctgtctgtctgtgaagAGTGACTGGTCCAACGATCATGGTCCAAACTTCAGCAAAGAACCTAAACCCTCAGAAACAAA agtgatgaagaggaggagagttTGTGTGAAGGAGCAGCCGTCCTGCTGTGCTTCCTGTCAGGACGTCCTGAAGGATCCAGTCTCTACCAGCTGTGGACACTGGTTCTGCAGACAGTGCATCACCTCATACTGGGACCAGTCTGCTCCATCAGGACACTCCTCCTGTCCCCAGTGTGTAAAAAGATCCAGAACCAGAGCTGGACTGCAGACAGCCAGTCAGAGCGGCTGTGGACAAA atgttctgcAGGAGGTTCTACAGGAACATAAGATGAGTCTGAGAAGGAGATGTGAACATGTGACTGAAGGAAGTGATGAAAGAGGAGGTGGAACCCTCCTGAACAGGATCTACACTGAGctctacatcacagagggacacaGTGGAGAGGCTGATATCCAACATGAGGTGAGCCAGCTGGAAACAGCTTCCAAGAAGAGTCTCCATGGCACTCCTATCAGGTGCCAGGACATCTTCAAAGCCTTACctgagcagcagagagccaTCAGAGTGGTTCTGACCAACGGCGTGGCTGGCATCGGAAAAACCTTCTCAGTGCTGAAGTTCACTCTGGACTGGGCAGAGAGCCGAGAAAACCAAGATGTcagtgtggtggtggtgcttcCGTTCAGGGAGCTGAACTTGATCAGAGATGAGCAGCACAGTCTTCTCACGctgctccatgttttccatccaACATTACAGAAGGTGACGGCAGAGCAGCTGGCTgtctgtaaacttttgttcatctttgacggtctggatgaaaGCAGACTTTCCCTGGATTTCACCAACAGGAAGGTTGTGTCTGACGTCAGCCAGAAGTCATCGCTGGACGTTCTGCTGGTGAACCTCATCGAGGGGAATCTGCTTCCTTCAGCTCTGGTCTGGATCACTTCCCGCCCAgcggcagccaatcagatccctcctaaACGTGTGGACAGGTTAACAGAAGTACGAGGCTTCACCGACGTCCAGAAGGACGAGTACTTCAGGAGGAGGATCAGTGATGAAGAGCTGTCCAGCacaatcatctcccacatgaagacatccaGGAACCTCCACATCTTGTGTCGactcccagtgttctgctggatcactgctgcaGTTCTGGAGCACATGTTGAgcacaaagcagagaggagagctgcCCAAGACCCTGACTGACATGTTCTCACACTTCCTGCTGGTTCAGACACAGAGGAAGAACAACAAGTACCATGAGGGACATGAGACGAGTCCTCAGGAGCTGACGGAGGCTGACAGGGAAGTTCTTCTGAAGCTGGGGAGGCTGGCCTTTGAACATCTGGAGAAAGGAAACGTGATGTTCTACCAAGAAGACCTGGAACAGTGTGGTCTGGATGTGACAGAGGCCTCGGTGTTCTCAGGAGTTTGTACCCAGATCTTCAGAAGAGAGTGTGTGATGTTCCAGAAACCAGTCTACTGCTTTGTTCATCTGAgcattcaggagtttctggctgcagtctacatgttccactgttacaccaacaATAACACCGAGGTACTGAAAAAGTTCCTGGAAGAAGACTATATAAACTTGTCCCTGGATGATTTCCTGGACAGCGCCATGGAGAAATCCCTCAGAAGTAaaaatggtcacctggacctgtttgttcgcttccttcatggcctctgtctggagtccaaccagagactgTTAGGTCTGCTGGATCAGACGGAGAACAGTCCAGAGATGATCCAGGGAGTCATAAACAACCTGAAGGGGATGAACACGAATAAAAtgtctccagacagaagcatcaacatcttccactgtctgatggagatgaaggatctctcagtacatcaggagatccaagagttcctgcagtcagagaacagaTTAGAGAAGGAACTCTCTGAAatccactgctcagctctggcctacaCGCTGCAGATGTCGGAGGTGGTTCTGGATGAGGTGGACCTGGACAAGTTCAGAACATCATGGAAGGGAAAACtgagactgattccagctgtgaggaactgcagaaaggctCG ACTTTATAACTGTAGAATCTCAGAGAGTCACTATGAAGtcctggcctcagctctgaagtccaacccctcccatctggaacatctggacctgaatAGAATCTACAACATggaggattcaggagtgaaacatctttttgatggactgcagagtccaaactgtaaactggagagactcag attggaggactgcagtttgtcagagatcagctgtgattctctggtctcagctctgaagtccaacccctcccatctggaacatctggacctgagctccaacaacctgcaggattcaggagtgaaacatctgtgtggttttgtggagagtccagactccatcctgaagactctgag attggagggctgcaggttgtcagagatcagctgtgattctctggtctcagctttgaagtccaacccctcccatctggaacatctggacctgagcatCAACGACCTGacggattcaggagtgaaacgtctgagtggttttctggagagtccagactgcatcctgaagactctgag attggagaactgcagtttgtcagagatcagctgtgattctctggtctcagccctgaagtccaacccctcccatctggaacatctggacctgagtcagaacaacctgcaggattcaggagtgaaacatctgtgtggttttctggagagtccagactgcatcctgaagactctgag
- the LOC110972619 gene encoding NACHT, LRR and PYD domains-containing protein 14-like isoform X39 encodes MSEEEEEFPASSRLSMKSDWSNDHPPNFSKEPKPSDTKRRAESAASSRLSVKSDWSNDHGPNFSKEPEPSDTNIQRTESAASSCQSVKSDWSNDHGPNFSKEPKPSETNIQRTESAASSCLSVKSDWSNDHGPNFSKEPKPSETKVMKRRRVCVKEQPSCCASCQDVLKDPVSTSCGHWFCRQCITSYWDQSAPSGHSSCPQCVKRSRTRAGLQTASQSGCGQNVLQEVLQEHKMSLRRRCEHVTEGSDERGGGTLLNRIYTELYITEGHSGEADIQHEVSQLETASKKSLHGTPIRCQDIFKALPEQQRAIRVVLTNGVAGIGKTFSVLKFTLDWAESRENQDVSVVVVLPFRELNLIRDEQHSLLTLLHVFHPTLQKVTAEQLAVCKLLFIFDGLDESRLSLDFTNRKVVSDVSQKSSLDVLLVNLIEGNLLPSALVWITSRPAAANQIPPKRVDRLTEVRGFTDVQKDEYFRRRISDEELSSTIISHMKTSRNLHILCRLPVFCWITAAVLEHMLSTKQRGELPKTLTDMFSHFLLVQTQRKNNKYHEGHETSPQELTEADREVLLKLGRLAFEHLEKGNVMFYQEDLEQCGLDVTEASVFSGVCTQIFRRECVMFQKPVYCFVHLSIQEFLAAVYMFHCYTNNNTEVLKKFLEEDYINLSLDDFLDSAMEKSLRSKNGHLDLFVRFLHGLCLESNQRLLGLLDQTENSPEMIQGVINNLKGMNTNKMSPDRSINIFHCLMEMKDLSVHQEIQEFLQSENRLEKELSEIHCSALAYTLQMSEVVLDEVDLDKFRTSWKGKLRLIPAVRNCRKARLYNCRISESHYEVLASALKSNPSHLEHLDLNRIYNMEDSGVKHLFDGLQSPNCKLERLRLEDCSLSEISCDSLVSALKSNPSHLEHLDLSSNNLQDSGVKHLCGFVESPDSILKTLRLEGCRLSEISCDSLVSALKSNPSHLEHLDLSINDLTDSGVKRLSGFLESPDCILKTLRLENCSLSEISCDSLVSALKSNPSHLEHLDLSQNNLQDSGVKHLCGFLESPDCILKTLRLEHCRLSEISCDSLVSALKSNPSHLEHLDLSRNHLQYSAVKHLLDLVESPDCSLKTLRWELRK; translated from the exons ATgagtgaagaggaggaggagtttccAGCCTCCAGCCGTCTATCTATGAAGAGTGACTGGTCCAACGATCATCCTCCAAACTTCAGCAAAGAACCTAAaccctcagacacaaa ACGGAGAGCAGAGTCTGCAGCCTCCAGCCGTCTGTCTGTGAAGAGTGACTGGTCCAACGATCATGGTCCAAACTTCAGCAAAGAACCTGAACCCTCAGACACCAA CATACAGAGAACAGAATCTGCAGCATCCAGCTGTCAGTCTGTGAAGAGTGACTGGTCCAACGATCATGGTCCAAACTTCAGCAAAGAACCTAAACCCTCAGAAACAAA CATACAGAGAACAGAGTCTGCAGCatccagctgtctgtctgtgaagAGTGACTGGTCCAACGATCATGGTCCAAACTTCAGCAAAGAACCTAAACCCTCAGAAACAAA agtgatgaagaggaggagagttTGTGTGAAGGAGCAGCCGTCCTGCTGTGCTTCCTGTCAGGACGTCCTGAAGGATCCAGTCTCTACCAGCTGTGGACACTGGTTCTGCAGACAGTGCATCACCTCATACTGGGACCAGTCTGCTCCATCAGGACACTCCTCCTGTCCCCAGTGTGTAAAAAGATCCAGAACCAGAGCTGGACTGCAGACAGCCAGTCAGAGCGGCTGTGGACAAA atgttctgcAGGAGGTTCTACAGGAACATAAGATGAGTCTGAGAAGGAGATGTGAACATGTGACTGAAGGAAGTGATGAAAGAGGAGGTGGAACCCTCCTGAACAGGATCTACACTGAGctctacatcacagagggacacaGTGGAGAGGCTGATATCCAACATGAGGTGAGCCAGCTGGAAACAGCTTCCAAGAAGAGTCTCCATGGCACTCCTATCAGGTGCCAGGACATCTTCAAAGCCTTACctgagcagcagagagccaTCAGAGTGGTTCTGACCAACGGCGTGGCTGGCATCGGAAAAACCTTCTCAGTGCTGAAGTTCACTCTGGACTGGGCAGAGAGCCGAGAAAACCAAGATGTcagtgtggtggtggtgcttcCGTTCAGGGAGCTGAACTTGATCAGAGATGAGCAGCACAGTCTTCTCACGctgctccatgttttccatccaACATTACAGAAGGTGACGGCAGAGCAGCTGGCTgtctgtaaacttttgttcatctttgacggtctggatgaaaGCAGACTTTCCCTGGATTTCACCAACAGGAAGGTTGTGTCTGACGTCAGCCAGAAGTCATCGCTGGACGTTCTGCTGGTGAACCTCATCGAGGGGAATCTGCTTCCTTCAGCTCTGGTCTGGATCACTTCCCGCCCAgcggcagccaatcagatccctcctaaACGTGTGGACAGGTTAACAGAAGTACGAGGCTTCACCGACGTCCAGAAGGACGAGTACTTCAGGAGGAGGATCAGTGATGAAGAGCTGTCCAGCacaatcatctcccacatgaagacatccaGGAACCTCCACATCTTGTGTCGactcccagtgttctgctggatcactgctgcaGTTCTGGAGCACATGTTGAgcacaaagcagagaggagagctgcCCAAGACCCTGACTGACATGTTCTCACACTTCCTGCTGGTTCAGACACAGAGGAAGAACAACAAGTACCATGAGGGACATGAGACGAGTCCTCAGGAGCTGACGGAGGCTGACAGGGAAGTTCTTCTGAAGCTGGGGAGGCTGGCCTTTGAACATCTGGAGAAAGGAAACGTGATGTTCTACCAAGAAGACCTGGAACAGTGTGGTCTGGATGTGACAGAGGCCTCGGTGTTCTCAGGAGTTTGTACCCAGATCTTCAGAAGAGAGTGTGTGATGTTCCAGAAACCAGTCTACTGCTTTGTTCATCTGAgcattcaggagtttctggctgcagtctacatgttccactgttacaccaacaATAACACCGAGGTACTGAAAAAGTTCCTGGAAGAAGACTATATAAACTTGTCCCTGGATGATTTCCTGGACAGCGCCATGGAGAAATCCCTCAGAAGTAaaaatggtcacctggacctgtttgttcgcttccttcatggcctctgtctggagtccaaccagagactgTTAGGTCTGCTGGATCAGACGGAGAACAGTCCAGAGATGATCCAGGGAGTCATAAACAACCTGAAGGGGATGAACACGAATAAAAtgtctccagacagaagcatcaacatcttccactgtctgatggagatgaaggatctctcagtacatcaggagatccaagagttcctgcagtcagagaacagaTTAGAGAAGGAACTCTCTGAAatccactgctcagctctggcctacaCGCTGCAGATGTCGGAGGTGGTTCTGGATGAGGTGGACCTGGACAAGTTCAGAACATCATGGAAGGGAAAACtgagactgattccagctgtgaggaactgcagaaaggctCG ACTTTATAACTGTAGAATCTCAGAGAGTCACTATGAAGtcctggcctcagctctgaagtccaacccctcccatctggaacatctggacctgaatAGAATCTACAACATggaggattcaggagtgaaacatctttttgatggactgcagagtccaaactgtaaactggagagactcag attggaggactgcagtttgtcagagatcagctgtgattctctggtctcagctctgaagtccaacccctcccatctggaacatctggacctgagctccaacaacctgcaggattcaggagtgaaacatctgtgtggttttgtggagagtccagactccatcctgaagactctgag attggagggctgcaggttgtcagagatcagctgtgattctctggtctcagctttgaagtccaacccctcccatctggaacatctggacctgagcatCAACGACCTGacggattcaggagtgaaacgtctgagtggttttctggagagtccagactgcatcctgaagactctgag attggagaactgcagtttgtcagagatcagctgtgattctctggtctcagccctgaagtccaacccctcccatctggaacatctggacctgagtcagaacaacctgcaggattcaggagtgaaacatctgtgtggttttctggagagtccagactgcatcctgaagactctgag